CCCCTGTGTGTGCCCGGGCAGGCGGAGGTGCGGCCCCTGTGTGTGCCCGGGCAGGGGCATCTCCACCTAATGTCCTGCCTTCTGCTCTCAGGTCGGGGGTGATGTTCCCGAAACAAACTACCTGTTCATGGGCGACTTCGTGGACCGCGGCTTCTACAGCGTCGAAACATTCCTCCTCCTCCTGGCACTGAAGGTGAGGGAAGGGTTAATAGGACTTGTACCCGGGAACTTCTTGACTTTTTGGCTTCTTGAGTTTTAGAAGATTGGGGGGTGCCGGAGCCTCCAGGGCTGTCTGCCCCCCTTACTTGGGGACTTACGAAGCGTCGGCGGCACAGACACCCAGACCCTGGGCTGCGGACCAGTCTGTGGCCCCCCCTGTGGCCTCTCTCGGGCCCCGGTACGTCTGTGGCCCCCTGCGGGCCTGCTGGCTCGGGCCCCCGGTACGTCTGTGGCCCCCTGCGGGCCTGCTGGCTCGGGGCCCCCGGGACGTCTGTGCCCCCCTGCGGCCTGCTGGCTCGGGCCCCCGGGACGTCTGTGCCCCCCTGCGGCCTGCTGGCTCGGGCCCCCGGACGTCTGTGTCCCCTCTCCGGTAAATGATGGCCTCCTTGTCTGCGCAGGTCCGCTACCCTGACAGGATCACACTCATCCGCGGGAACCACGAAAGCCGACAGATCACACAAGTGTACGCTTCTACGACGAGTGTCTGCGCAAGTATGGCTCGGTGACCGTGTGGCGGTACTGCACGGAGATCTTCGACTATCTCAGCCTGTCGGCCATTATTGATGGCAAGGTAAGAGCTTGGTCGGAGGGGGGGTCCCATCTAACGCTGGGTAATGCCTCCCTGCTGTAGGAGACGGCGGCTGAGACCTTGGGGGGGGTCCTCGCCATGTGACATCATATCCGCCATTCTCTGCTCCTCCCCCACCAGATCTTCTGCGTACACGGCGGACTCTCGCCATCAATACAGACCCTGGACCAGATCAGGACCATCGACCGCAAACAAGAAGTCCCTCACGATGGCCCCATGTGCGACTGCTGTGTCTGACCCAGAAGGTAAGTCCATTACTGGCCGTCCTGGCCCCAGAGCTCGGTGAATCGGAGCCCCCTGATGAGTCTGGTGTATTGCCCCCTGCAGATACCACCGGGTGGGGAGTCAGCCCTCGGGGAGCCGGTTATCTCTTCGGCAGTGACGTGGTGGCGCAGTTCAACGCTGCAAACAATATCGACATGATCTGCCGCGCGCACCAGCTGGTCATGGAGGGCTACAAGTGGCACTTCAACGAGACCGTCCTGACTGTGTGGTCTGCGCCAAACTACTGTTACAGGTCTGTACTGCATGGCCACTGCGGTTCACCCCCCCCTTTCCACCCAT
The DNA window shown above is from Anomaloglossus baeobatrachus isolate aAnoBae1 unplaced genomic scaffold, aAnoBae1.hap1 Scaffold_4582, whole genome shotgun sequence and carries:
- the LOC142280571 gene encoding LOW QUALITY PROTEIN: serine/threonine-protein phosphatase 4 catalytic subunit-like (The sequence of the model RefSeq protein was modified relative to this genomic sequence to represent the inferred CDS: inserted 3 bases in 2 codons; deleted 2 bases in 1 codon); the encoded protein is MTEISDLDRQIEQLRRCELIKEARVKALCAKAREILVEESNVQRVDSPVTVCGDIHGQFYDLKEAVGGDVPETNYLFMGDFVDRGFYSVETFLLLLALKVRYPDRITLIRGNHESRQITQVYXFYDECLRKYGSVTVWRYCTEIFDYLSLSAIIDGKIFCVHGGLSPSIQTLDQIRTIDRKQEVPHDGPMCDCCXSDPEDTTGWGVSPRGAGYLFGSDVVAQFNAANNIDMICRAHQLVMEGYKWHFNETVLTVWSAPNYCYRS